TCACGAGATTACAGCGTTTGCGGGCCTCCAAACGGTCCTGACAGGAAACCGGGGCAACTCATTGTCTACCGAGGAGTTGCTGAGCGAGGAGGGGGAGGATTTCTTCCGCGGCTCCGTCAAATCGGATGGAGGTCACGTCAGCATAGGCTGTCGGACCGATATTACACTCGATCACGGTTCCTCCCCGGGCGGCGACTTCCTGGGGGATGATATTGGCCGGGGCCACTGTTCCGGAGGTCCCGACAACGATCATCACATCGGCCTCTCTGGCCAGCGCGGCGCTGCGGAACAAGGCCTCCTGGGGGATGGCTTCCCCGAAAAAGACGACGTCGGGCCGGATGACCGCTTCACACGAGGCGCACAAAACAGGGATTTTCCTTCTGACCTGGGCGGCAATCTGATCGGAGGGGTATGAAGCAGCACAGCCATGGCAGTAGTACCGGCGGCAATTGCCGTGATATTCGATGACCTCCTGTGATCCGGCCTCTTGATGGAGATTGTCGATATTTTGGGTAATCACCGCGGAGAGAAGCCCCTGCTGTTCCAGTTCGGCCAGGGCGATATGGGCCTGG
The sequence above is drawn from the Desulfohalobium retbaense DSM 5692 genome and encodes:
- a CDS encoding SIR2 family NAD-dependent protein deacylase, with protein sequence MSLPDTKTLAAAATAIRDSRCTVAFTGAGISVPSGIPDFRSPGGLWSRYDPEQVCSEWALRKNPVGVWEFLRDALELFDTATPNQAHIALAELEQQGLLSAVITQNIDNLHQEAGSQEVIEYHGNCRRYYCHGCAASYPSDQIAAQVRRKIPVLCASCEAVIRPDVVFFGEAIPQEALFRSAALAREADVMIVVGTSGTVAPANIIPQEVAARGGTVIECNIGPTAYADVTSIRFDGAAEEILPLLAQQLLGRQ